The proteins below are encoded in one region of Lactuca sativa cultivar Salinas chromosome 3, Lsat_Salinas_v11, whole genome shotgun sequence:
- the LOC128132907 gene encoding uncharacterized protein LOC128132907: MCLEHKGRNAYARILVEMEAGKEWRKKIDIATWDFVSNSAVIQSFDVEYAWIPSRCNHCKVYGHVDKVCAAAMNVVKEDNNGEVRNLKNNKGKEVVNGDGFTEVKYKKVKGNNDGEGTSKSQEGYNQLNNMKNNGKNGNWKRGIFSKGNNGNRGGNGKGQNWNWSNKGVSHWNLEKNRNFEKFVNGQDVIGSRGLKENNKQEAIVKKDNKAEMGNFSLGSENITGKGLSNKNSFEILGEIEEEVLDKMEEDDKIVKAVANQIVDSGDAGLVSNENKNNKLISSIKGEEKKKGNESNKVNKDKLESDNNSSKMGSSQAFEEVNAKNSIISQ; encoded by the coding sequence ATGTGTTTGGAACATAAAGGAAGGAATGCTTATGCTAGAATTCTTGTTGAAATGGAAGCTGGGAAGGAATGGAGAAAAAAGATTGATATAGCTACTTGGGATTTTGTATCTAATTCTGCTGTGATTCAAAGTTTTGATGTTGagtatgcttggattccttctagATGTAATCATTGTAAAGTCTATGGGCATGTGGATAAAGTTTGTGCTGCAGCTATGAATGTTGTGAAGGAGGATAATAATGGAGAAGTGAGAAATTTAAAGAATAATAAAGGGAAGGAAGTTGTTAATGGGGATGGTTTCACAGAAGTTAAATATAAAAAGGTTAAGGGTAACAATGATGGTGAAGGCACTAGCAAGTCTCAAGAGGGTTATAATCAATTGAATAATATGAAGAATAATGGGAAGAATGGGAATTGGAAAAGGGGTATTTTCTCTAAAGGCAATAATGGGAACAGAGGTGGAAATGGTAAAGGGCAAAATTGGAATTGGAGTAATAAAGGAGTAAGTCACTGGAATTTAGAAAAGAACAGAAATTTCGAGAAGTTTGTTAATGGGCAGGATGTTATAGGTAGTCGGGGGTTAAAGGAAAATAATAAGCAGGAGGCTATAGTTAAAAAGGATAATAAGGCAGAGATGGGCAATTTTAGTCTTGGTAGTGAGAATATAACAGGGAAGGGATTAAGTaataaaaatagttttgaaatcTTGGGAGAGATTGAAGAGGAAGTTTTGGATAAAATGGAAGAGGATGATAAGATTGTGAAGGCAGTTGCTAATCAAATTGTTGATAGTGGTGATGCTGGATTGGTTTCTAATGAAAACAAGAATAACAAATTGATTTCTTCAATCAAGggagaggagaagaagaaaggaaatgaAAGTAATAAAGTGAATAAAGATAAATTGGAGTCGGATAATAATAGCAGTAAGATGGGGAGTTCTCAGGCATTTGAGGAGGTAAATGCCAAAAATTCTATTATTTCCCAATGA